ATGATGTCGCCAAGAGGGGGAGACtatactcttttttccttggtcaggtttttttttccattgggttttttttttacaaggtttttaatgaggcagtccccatcacaaaggattttgtactctttttccttcactaaagttttttcccattgggttttctttagtaaggttttaacgaggcagaATCCTAAATGGAcatccaagggggagtgttACGATATGGATGTCCATATCCATCTACTCAGCATGATTTATTCTTCCTTTGAAGTTCTATTGGGAAGCACAAATATTAAAGGATATGCGGTGCATGCTTTCCCAATATTTGTAAAGTGAAACTTTTCACTAGTATAAATAGGGGAATAAGGCTGAGGATTTTACACATAAGCAAGTAATAAGAAATCAATTCTCTCTTTATGTTGCAATCAAATACTCTTCTCTTTATATTACTACTACaattctctcttttcttttattttataagtattttaaatactcttttctattactctttacatataatattaataacaatattaatcatttttattatattgagatagtaatTGTAGtactagagtcttctatttatacttctttatttgatatttattttacaacaattTCTTAATTAAACTGTATAATTTGTGAATTTTGGTAAATTGAACTTGTCTCTAAATCTCTAGTAACAATAATCAACATGGCATTAGTTTCCATTGATAGCTTTTCTACTTTAAAATAAAACTTATTCATTATATTACTTGGTTAGTTCGTTTTATAAGTAAACTATCATTTCTATTCACGAAAATTTTAAACGTTAACAAATTTATccacagaaaaagaaaattaccatttgtacccataaaaTATGAATTCCATATAACAAATTATCTAAacgttaaaaaattattttaaaaccCGAATCTTAACCCTCTTCTTCCAAATCTCATCcctttatttattcttttcaaaatttcacCACCTCCTTCACTAACACTACCACTATCTCCATCGCCACCAACTGTCAACCtcacttttctctttctccacaCCCATAAACAACAATGATAGTGATAATCTTTTGTTCTTGCAACCTTTACTTCCTGCAATTGCTCTTCTGCTCTACGCCTTGCGTTCTTCTCCTCTTGTATCACAAACACGCCGCCACTTATTCCTCTTCTCAACCACCTCCACTTCAATGACCACCACTCTTTCACTATCTCCTACCTCACCACTAAGTGCGGTTTCTTCCATTAAAATGCTCTCAGAGCACATAAGCACGTTCTCTTTGACACCCGATCAAGCAAGATTTCGTCATCTCTTCTTCAAAATTCACGGTTTCTCACTCTCCCAAATCACCACCATCAAGTGCAAGATTCCCGTGTTACTCACATGCGATCTTGTCAAAGTTTCAATTTTTAGCATCCAAAGGTGCTTCTCCTTCTAATATTGTATTGAAAGTGATGGAGGAAGGGTGGTGATGATAATGACGATAATAGACTGTTGATAGGATTTGAGATTGGAGAAGTGATGAtgaaaagtaaaattaaaagttaGAGTGAAGTTGTTGTTGTTTATGGCTGTGACAgtggagaaggaggaggaaaATGAAACTGACGGTTGGTGACGGTGGTGGTGATAATGGTATTGGTAAAGAGGTGATAAAATTGATGAAAAGAACAAAGAGATGGTTGAAATTTGCGAGAGAGGTATTGAAAATATGGTTAGGAAAAGGGTAATTTAGGGGTTTTAGGTTATTTTTCGACATTTAGATAATTTTATCATATAGAATTCATCTTTTATGGGTAcaattgtaattttattttttttgtgggTAGATTTGTTAGCGTCTAAAATTTTCGTGGGTAAAAATGGTAATTTATTATTAGTTTCATCTTTAACGTTTCAGTTTTTAATATCTACTATTTGTGCCTACTCAAGGAAAAGGAAAATGCTGGTAAACAATTATGAATGGATAGTTTACCGGCCGTAAATTgtttaagaattatttttcttttgctgtttatTCATTTGAAATAGACGTCAACTATGTTCGGGGTTCTAATACTTTCACATTTTCTtttgctgcaactttctgctgGGAAGGGATACAATATGAGATTATACTCTATCTTAAAAAGAGCATTTTATTGTCTGAAATTTCTCAATGAATCAAAATAATAGCTATATTTTTAAATGTGGTGCTATTTTATGAAACTGTATACATttgtgtatataaaaatattgcAGTTGTTATGTCTAAAAGAGATTTATAGCATATATATCTCTAGTAGGTTCAATAATTAATACCAATATCACACTTAATGacaatcataaaattgattataTTTATTGTTCTTTCTGTAGTTTATACTTGCACATTAAGAAGATTAGCAATTGTGGAACAGTGCCGTCTAAAGATCTTATCTCTTGCGGCAttagtaattattaattaattttctcaaAGATGATGCTTTTTGATATCTCGTTCAGTTCTTCATATAATCATGCCAAATTCGAATAAGTTTAACTGATAAGAcacataaattttgatttttctgtAGGTTAATTATGGGATGGACAAGATTCTTTGAAGGAACAAGGTTTTTTGACTGCATCAGCTTTTGAAACAAGATAATAACCAAAAACTATCTTTAATGTAATATTaacatttaaaatttcaattatatACCACCATTTAACTTTTTTGCAGGTGCATCCTATTCCAGTTCATGTTGAAGAAGTTAAAGGTATCCTAATTTCTGGAAGAATATAGTGCAATTGTTTTGTTTCCTccttctatttatattttttaattcatgaGTTATAATACAAATAGGTGGGGAGAAATAATGCTTAACTCTTGTACATTAGATATCATTACTGTTGCTCATTACATATTAGTCGTGTAAGAATCGGGTAATAATTCTATTTTGGTGGtggaggaaagaaaaaaaaaaaacagttcATTAAAATATGGTtctgttacggcctggcccaaaTTGACTGCGGGCCGACTCGACACGTAGACCACCTGACCCGAACGGTCGGATGCGGATTGCCTAGCCACCGATCCGGACACGCGTCCTTTACAGCCCATTACTACAGTTGTATGAGGAAGCTTCGAGGAAGGTGGGTCTTCTCTGGTGGGACCCACTTCTGACATAGTATATAAGGGGAGGGTCCTACCcctcccccaaggtacgtcatATACCACTTTATCCCTTTCTCGCCTGCACACTCAACTGACTTgggcgtcggagtgtctttgcaggtgacacCCCCCTCCGCGTCAAGAGCTCGAGACATCGGCTACCCCAACTCCACCCTCGCGACCCGGTTTCAGGCTACACCCTACCTATCCATCCGAGGATTCCTCCGAACCATCTGGTACCCGAGATACCGAACATTGGCACCGTCTATGGGGAGTAGCCTAAATGGAGATCGTGCAAGGTCCAGGGGACCATGGCCGCGCAGCAGGCCTCGAGGGGGGCAGCCTCCGTTGCCTTTCCCCGCGAGCGGCTAAGGTCCCCTCCGCGACGTACTGAGCCACAGTCGAGAGCCCAAGAGAGACGCCCTTTCGGGGGAACTAGTAGCGACAGCGCCAGAATAATGTAGGAACTGCGCCATAGGGTGCAGAACCTGGAGCGCCAATTAGCGGATCAGGAGCATCATCAGCAAACCTCTGACCCCGACTATTCCCAGTCTCCCGAGAGTCGGGGAAGAACCTCCCCCCAAAGTAGTCGCTCCCGGCGTGCTCTCGTCTCAAGATCAGAATCGGAAAGTAACCGGGAAGATCGGGAACACCCGAGGAGATGAAATGACACAATCATCTACGTCCGAGGCAAGGGGGCGTGCACCACGGGGCGAGATCACGAAAGCGGCAAGGAGAGATCTAGGGGAACACGGCGACCCGTAATCATGGGCGCCACCCCATTCCATCGTTCCATCCTCGAGGTCCGGTTGCCAAAGCACTTTGACAAACCAACGAACATGAGGTATGACGGAACCCAAGACCCGCAGGAGCACCTCACGGCCTTTGAGGCCAGAATGAACCTGGAGGGAGTGGGAGACGAAGTAAGGTGCTGCGCCTTCCCGGTCACCCTGGCAGAGCCTGCGATACGGTGGTTCAATAGCCTCCCGCAGGGCTCCGTGGCCGGCTTCTTGGATATTAGTCATGCCTTCTTAGCACAATTCACCACCAGAATCGTGAAGGCAAAACACCCGATCAATCTGCTCGGTGTCACTCAAAAAGCCGGCGAGCCGACCAGAAAGTACCTAGATCGTTTTAACGACGAATGCTTGGAGATCAAGGGGTTAACCGATTCCATGACTAGTCTCTGTCTGACGAACGGACTCCTTA
The Arachis stenosperma cultivar V10309 chromosome 7, arast.V10309.gnm1.PFL2, whole genome shotgun sequence genome window above contains:
- the LOC130939797 gene encoding uncharacterized protein LOC130939797; its protein translation is MGATPFHRSILEVRLPKHFDKPTNMRYDGTQDPQEHLTAFEARMNLEGVGDEVRCCAFPVTLAEPAIRWFNSLPQGSVAGFLDISHAFLAQFTTRIVKAKHPINLLGVTQKAGEPTRKYLDRFNDECLEIKGLTDSMTSLCLTNGLLNEDFRKHLTTKPVWMMQEIQTIAR